A window from uncultured Desulfobacter sp. encodes these proteins:
- a CDS encoding HDOD domain-containing protein has protein sequence MTSLQELIKEIKNLKPIPAVVTSLLGIVDDPNASMKDITKIIQYDPAITAEVLRTANSAYFGLKHPAETIQEAATMIGTDRLVDLVMLKVSAQVTKGAQQGYDLHEGALWKYSVSSALIAKQVADQLNLPNKNYIFTASLLKDIGKTVLDKFVRDAFEKIYNMVINENFSFMEAEKQIIGVNHAELGAMIAKMWKFSPKMVGIIRNHHLTCETMVRDKDIAVVYLADCICMMMGMGVGADGLAYRFHRQAMEYIGISAEDTLKIIAEFTCHMEEVEAMLNVA, from the coding sequence ATGACCAGCCTGCAAGAACTAATCAAGGAAATAAAAAATCTAAAGCCCATCCCTGCCGTGGTCACCTCCCTTCTGGGTATCGTCGATGACCCCAATGCATCCATGAAAGACATCACCAAAATCATCCAGTACGATCCGGCCATCACCGCAGAGGTCCTTCGAACAGCCAATTCCGCATACTTTGGGTTGAAACACCCTGCTGAAACCATCCAGGAAGCGGCTACGATGATCGGCACGGATCGACTTGTGGACCTGGTCATGCTCAAGGTGAGCGCCCAGGTAACCAAAGGCGCCCAGCAAGGGTATGATCTGCACGAGGGCGCATTGTGGAAATATTCGGTATCGTCGGCCCTCATTGCAAAACAGGTGGCCGATCAATTAAATCTGCCCAATAAAAACTACATATTCACCGCCTCGCTCCTCAAAGATATAGGAAAAACCGTTCTGGATAAATTTGTCCGGGATGCCTTTGAAAAAATATACAACATGGTGATCAATGAAAATTTCAGTTTTATGGAGGCGGAAAAGCAAATTATCGGCGTAAACCATGCCGAACTGGGCGCCATGATTGCCAAAATGTGGAAGTTCTCCCCTAAAATGGTCGGCATCATCCGCAACCATCACCTGACCTGCGAAACCATGGTCAGGGACAAGGATATTGCCGTGGTCTATTTGGCCGACTGCATATGCATGATGATGGGCATGGGGGTTGGGGCGGATGGTCTTGCGTATCGATTCCACCGGCAGGCCATGGAGTACATCGGCATTTCAGCAGAAGATACATTAAAGATCATTGCGGAATTCACCTGCCATATGGAAGAAGTAGAAGCGATGTTAAATGTTGCCTGA
- the gyrB gene encoding DNA topoisomerase (ATP-hydrolyzing) subunit B, translated as MNKNQGNKDYGAGAIKVLEGLEAVRKRPSMYIGNVDLEGLHHLVYEVVDNCIDEAMAGYCDTVLVTIHEDMSVSVEDNGRGIPVEMHATEHIPACEVVMTKLHAGGKFDKDAYKVSGGLHGVGISVVNALSERLTMEVYKNGKIYHQTYSKGHKRTELAELGDTEKRGTLITFFPDFTVMNQNEFSYETLSRRMRELAFLNKGIRIIIEDERSAQKDDFHYEGGIISFVEYLNRSCTALHDPIHIEGDKNDVQIEVAIQYNDTFKEKLYSFANNIRTVEGGFHVSGFKGALTRTVNAYISGNSNLPKNMQNIKISGDDMREGLAVIISVKLMEPQFEGQTKTKLGNNEIKGIVESLLNEKLGQFLEENPNVARKIIAKGVDAARARDAAKRARELARKKGTLLDSTLPGKLAECQFADPAERELFLVEGDSAGGSAKQGRDRRFQAILPLKGKILNVEKARFDKILRSDEIKNIITVLGTGAGREEYNIEKIRYHKVVIMTDADVDGSHIRTLLLTFFYRQMPDLISHGYLYIAQPPLFRVGSRKNGVYLKNESEYADYLIRRIASQKQIVLNGQDTPLTEDEFYAFLKDMTDYYNSMDQLHKRDYDTSLLVTLMEDGVSSKRFLEEKSNLEALSLKLKDKGYAPQEIEFDEERNIYEMDILDNAEQAKLLRVGRDILSTNDYQKMRQAYEKIKDLNQPPFSMSSKAAEAKTVTDLDDLDGLYECIMAEAKKGINIQRYKGLGEMNADQLWETTMNPEKRIMLKVDIEDAEKADEIFTLLMGEEVEPRRNFIQKHALEVSSLDY; from the coding sequence ATGAATAAAAACCAAGGAAATAAAGATTACGGCGCAGGCGCCATCAAAGTATTAGAAGGCCTTGAAGCTGTCCGGAAAAGACCGTCCATGTACATTGGAAACGTGGACCTTGAAGGCCTGCACCATCTGGTATACGAGGTGGTGGACAACTGCATTGATGAGGCCATGGCAGGATATTGCGATACGGTTCTTGTCACCATCCACGAGGATATGTCGGTAAGTGTGGAGGACAACGGCCGGGGCATCCCGGTTGAAATGCACGCAACCGAACACATACCCGCCTGTGAGGTGGTCATGACCAAACTGCATGCCGGCGGCAAATTCGATAAAGACGCGTACAAAGTCTCCGGTGGCCTGCATGGTGTTGGTATCTCCGTTGTCAATGCCCTGTCCGAGCGTTTGACCATGGAGGTGTATAAAAACGGCAAAATCTACCACCAGACCTATTCCAAGGGTCACAAACGCACTGAACTTGCAGAGCTTGGAGACACGGAGAAAAGGGGAACCCTAATCACGTTTTTCCCTGATTTTACCGTTATGAACCAGAATGAGTTCAGCTACGAAACCCTGTCCCGGCGTATGCGGGAACTGGCCTTTTTAAACAAAGGGATCAGAATTATCATTGAGGACGAACGGTCCGCCCAGAAAGACGACTTTCATTATGAAGGGGGGATTATCTCCTTTGTGGAATACCTGAACCGGTCCTGCACCGCGCTGCACGATCCCATCCACATTGAAGGGGATAAAAACGATGTCCAGATTGAGGTGGCCATCCAGTACAATGATACCTTCAAGGAAAAGCTGTACTCGTTTGCCAACAATATCAGGACCGTTGAAGGCGGATTTCATGTATCCGGGTTTAAAGGTGCTCTGACCCGTACAGTAAACGCCTATATTTCAGGCAACTCCAATCTGCCCAAAAACATGCAGAACATCAAAATCAGCGGCGACGACATGAGAGAAGGATTGGCCGTCATCATCTCGGTCAAACTCATGGAACCCCAGTTTGAAGGTCAGACCAAAACAAAACTGGGTAACAATGAGATCAAGGGTATTGTTGAATCCCTGCTCAATGAAAAGCTGGGCCAATTCCTGGAGGAAAACCCCAATGTTGCCAGAAAAATCATCGCCAAGGGTGTGGATGCGGCACGGGCCAGGGATGCGGCCAAACGGGCCAGGGAGCTTGCCCGTAAAAAAGGAACCCTGCTTGACTCCACCCTGCCGGGTAAACTTGCCGAATGCCAGTTTGCCGATCCTGCAGAGCGTGAACTGTTCCTCGTGGAGGGCGACTCTGCAGGCGGATCGGCCAAACAGGGACGAGACCGGCGCTTCCAGGCCATCCTTCCATTGAAAGGTAAAATCCTTAATGTGGAAAAGGCGCGGTTCGATAAAATCCTTCGAAGTGATGAAATAAAAAACATCATTACTGTTCTGGGTACAGGGGCCGGCAGAGAAGAGTATAACATTGAGAAAATCCGTTATCATAAAGTGGTTATCATGACCGATGCGGACGTGGACGGTTCACACATCCGGACCCTGCTTCTCACCTTTTTTTACCGCCAGATGCCGGATTTGATATCACACGGTTATCTGTATATTGCCCAGCCCCCGCTTTTCAGGGTGGGATCAAGGAAAAACGGCGTTTACCTGAAAAATGAAAGTGAATACGCCGATTACCTGATCCGTAGAATTGCATCCCAGAAACAGATTGTGCTCAACGGCCAGGATACGCCGCTGACCGAGGATGAGTTCTATGCATTTTTGAAAGACATGACAGACTACTACAACAGCATGGACCAGCTTCACAAACGCGATTATGATACGTCTCTTCTGGTTACACTGATGGAAGACGGGGTCAGTTCAAAACGCTTCCTGGAGGAAAAAAGCAACCTGGAAGCATTATCCCTAAAACTTAAAGACAAAGGATATGCACCCCAGGAAATCGAGTTTGACGAAGAACGCAACATTTACGAGATGGATATTCTGGACAATGCGGAGCAAGCAAAGCTGCTGCGGGTGGGCAGAGATATTCTCAGCACCAACGACTACCAGAAAATGCGCCAGGCCTATGAAAAAATAAAAGACCTGAACCAGCCTCCCTTTTCCATGTCCTCAAAAGCAGCAGAGGCAAAAACCGTAACAGACCTTGATGATTTGGACGGCCTTTATGAATGTATCATGGCCGAAGCCAAAAAAGGGATCAACATACAGCGGTACAAAGGTCTGGGTGAAATGAATGCGGATCAGCTGTGGGAAACCACCATGAACCCGGAAAAACGGATTATGCTCAAGGTGGATATTGAAGATGCGGAAAAGGCTGACGAGATATTTACCCTGCTCATGGGCGAAGAGGTGGAACCCCGGCGTAATTTCATCCAGAAACATGCGCTGGAAGTGTCATCCCTAGATTATTAG
- a CDS encoding endonuclease/exonuclease/phosphatase family protein, whose protein sequence is MALISKRASIFFIFTIVLITTHAYADCRGCCNGHGGTVCINGTTKCADGTELSDTCSNKGCDVCDEQESTNNPKTTIKIASFNIQIFGKNKASEPNVIKTLAKIIARFDVVAIQEIREKTNMAVTALESALEALGENYDYVIGPRLGKSNTKEQYAFFYRASVLRAGETYTYKESGADYIHREPLITQFFSKKSTFDFVLINVHVDPDDVDQEIAFFPEIVADAQKRLGEEDIMIMGDFNADCGYFDEDKQIKLRDERKFKWLIANQLDSTVAKDSCAYDRMIVTRSMAKKFTGKAGVFPFDIVYDLDVEPKEISDHYPVYAVFSYNVADTLSQSRFVVY, encoded by the coding sequence ATGGCTCTGATAAGTAAACGAGCCTCCATTTTTTTTATCTTCACCATCGTGCTCATTACCACACATGCCTACGCCGATTGCCGGGGGTGTTGTAACGGCCATGGCGGTACAGTCTGCATCAACGGAACAACCAAATGCGCCGATGGGACGGAACTCTCCGATACGTGCAGCAATAAAGGCTGTGATGTATGCGATGAGCAAGAAAGTACTAACAACCCAAAAACAACCATTAAAATAGCCAGTTTCAATATCCAGATATTCGGAAAGAATAAAGCTTCCGAGCCTAACGTAATAAAAACCCTGGCAAAAATCATTGCCAGATTTGATGTGGTCGCCATACAGGAAATTAGGGAAAAGACAAACATGGCTGTGACGGCCCTTGAAAGCGCCTTAGAGGCACTTGGGGAAAACTACGACTATGTCATCGGCCCAAGGCTTGGGAAGTCAAATACGAAAGAACAGTATGCCTTTTTTTACCGGGCGAGCGTCCTGCGGGCGGGGGAAACATATACATACAAAGAGTCGGGGGCGGATTACATTCACCGGGAGCCATTAATCACCCAGTTCTTTTCCAAAAAATCGACTTTTGATTTTGTTCTTATTAATGTACACGTAGATCCCGATGATGTGGATCAGGAAATTGCGTTCTTCCCTGAAATAGTTGCCGATGCACAAAAACGGCTGGGTGAAGAGGATATTATGATCATGGGTGATTTCAACGCAGATTGCGGCTATTTTGATGAAGATAAACAGATCAAACTCAGAGATGAACGCAAATTCAAATGGCTGATAGCCAACCAGCTTGATTCAACAGTGGCCAAAGATAGTTGTGCCTATGACAGAATGATTGTTACCCGGTCCATGGCAAAGAAGTTCACAGGCAAGGCGGGGGTGTTCCCATTTGATATCGTTTATGATCTGGATGTCGAGCCAAAAGAAATATCAGATCATTATCCTGTATATGCAGTTTTTAGTTATAATGTAGCTGATACGTTGAGTCAGAGCCGCTTTGTTGTTTATTGA
- a CDS encoding DJ-1/PfpI family protein encodes MNIGIYIYDDAEVLDFSGPFEVFTTASRVSPDDDPFNVFLVGETQNAVRARGGYQVIPHYDISNHPVIDLLIVAGGVPDKELQKPHVLKWIKNQSDQARFTASVCTGVFLLGAAGVVTTHNVTTHWEDIPVLQQQFPLLQVHRDVRWVEDGNIFTSAGISAGIDMSLHLVKILHSRTLAEKTARQMEYDPG; translated from the coding sequence ATGAATATTGGAATATACATCTACGATGACGCTGAAGTTCTGGATTTTTCGGGACCTTTTGAAGTCTTTACCACCGCATCCAGGGTCAGCCCTGATGATGATCCGTTCAATGTGTTCCTGGTTGGTGAAACCCAAAACGCCGTTCGGGCCCGGGGCGGATACCAGGTTATCCCCCACTACGATATTTCCAACCATCCTGTTATTGATCTTTTGATTGTGGCCGGCGGTGTTCCGGATAAGGAACTTCAAAAACCCCATGTGCTGAAGTGGATCAAGAATCAGTCTGATCAGGCCCGATTTACGGCGTCAGTTTGCACCGGGGTTTTTCTTCTGGGCGCAGCCGGTGTCGTGACGACTCACAACGTCACCACTCACTGGGAAGATATTCCAGTTTTACAGCAACAATTTCCCCTACTTCAGGTTCACCGGGATGTCCGGTGGGTGGAAGACGGCAATATTTTTACCTCCGCCGGCATCTCCGCCGGTATCGATATGAGTTTACATTTGGTCAAAATACTTCACAGCAGGACTTTAGCCGAGAAGACCGCCCGGCAGATGGAATATGATCCTGGATAG
- the hisF gene encoding imidazole glycerol phosphate synthase subunit HisF yields the protein MKITVLDYGAGNVRSLINAVEKMGGSIKMVEKPEDILAAERLIFPGVGNYGAMLDILHERGFVEPLREYLNADRPFLGICVGMQALFEGSEEELVSTNESIGFFKGRVKRFRTDLAVPHIGWNGIHIKQDSPFLDGVEPDTKFYFVHSYHIVPENPDVILATTTYDYPYASAVQQGNIIGTQFHPEKSGTAGMKLLDNFIHSGSLKARGPADIPAKGLSKRVIACLDVRSNDNGDLVVTKGDQYDVREAGSVRNLGKPVALAKKYYEQGADEITFLNITGFRDFPLEDMPMLRVLEETSKQVFVPLTIGGGIREFTDAQGRHYSSLDVAARYFRAGADKISIGSDAVNIAMAYLESGQKTKKSAIEEISRVYGAQAVVISVDPQRVWVTSPDDAPKHHVVKVTSGEKGPNGEAYCWYQCTVSGGRKAMDLDAVALAKSCEELGAGEILLNCIDKDGTNSGFDLDLINAVRSHVTIPVIASSGAGCEAHFAEVFERTKAEAALAAGIFHREEVPIQSVKQHLAEQGIEVRK from the coding sequence ATGAAGATTACCGTATTAGACTATGGGGCCGGCAATGTCCGCAGCCTGATCAATGCTGTGGAAAAAATGGGCGGCAGCATTAAAATGGTTGAGAAACCTGAAGATATCCTGGCAGCTGAACGGCTGATTTTCCCCGGTGTGGGCAATTACGGGGCCATGCTTGACATCCTTCATGAGCGCGGGTTTGTTGAGCCCCTGCGCGAATATCTCAACGCTGACCGGCCGTTTTTAGGTATCTGCGTGGGGATGCAGGCCCTGTTTGAAGGCAGTGAGGAAGAGCTGGTCTCCACCAACGAGAGCATCGGATTTTTCAAAGGCCGGGTAAAACGCTTTAGAACCGATCTGGCCGTGCCACACATCGGGTGGAACGGCATCCACATCAAGCAAGATTCCCCTTTTCTTGACGGGGTGGAGCCGGATACAAAATTTTATTTTGTCCACTCTTATCATATCGTGCCCGAGAACCCCGATGTCATTTTGGCCACCACCACCTATGACTACCCCTATGCCTCGGCGGTGCAGCAGGGCAATATTATCGGTACCCAGTTCCATCCGGAAAAAAGCGGGACCGCCGGCATGAAGCTGCTTGATAATTTTATTCACTCCGGCAGCCTGAAAGCCCGGGGGCCTGCGGACATACCGGCCAAAGGCCTGTCAAAAAGGGTGATTGCCTGCCTTGATGTGCGGTCCAATGACAATGGGGATCTGGTGGTCACCAAGGGCGATCAGTACGATGTCAGGGAGGCCGGCAGCGTCAGAAATCTTGGCAAACCCGTGGCATTGGCCAAAAAATATTACGAGCAGGGTGCTGACGAAATCACCTTTTTAAATATCACAGGGTTCAGGGATTTTCCCCTGGAGGATATGCCCATGCTCAGGGTCCTGGAAGAGACCTCAAAGCAGGTGTTTGTGCCCCTGACCATCGGCGGCGGTATACGGGAATTTACCGATGCCCAGGGCCGGCACTATTCCTCCCTGGATGTTGCGGCCCGGTATTTCAGGGCCGGTGCGGATAAAATTTCCATTGGATCGGATGCGGTGAATATCGCCATGGCCTATCTTGAATCCGGGCAGAAGACAAAGAAATCAGCCATTGAAGAAATATCACGGGTTTACGGGGCCCAGGCCGTGGTGATCTCCGTTGATCCCCAACGGGTTTGGGTCACCTCTCCGGATGATGCCCCCAAACACCATGTGGTTAAGGTGACATCCGGTGAAAAGGGTCCCAACGGTGAAGCTTACTGCTGGTATCAGTGTACGGTGAGCGGTGGGCGAAAAGCCATGGATCTTGATGCCGTGGCCCTGGCAAAGTCCTGTGAAGAACTGGGGGCCGGTGAAATCCTGCTTAACTGCATTGATAAGGACGGGACAAATTCCGGATTTGATCTGGACCTGATCAATGCCGTACGCAGCCATGTCACCATTCCGGTGATTGCCTCTTCCGGTGCCGGGTGTGAAGCACATTTTGCCGAAGTGTTTGAACGCACAAAGGCGGAAGCGGCATTGGCCGCAGGCATTTTTCATCGGGAAGAGGTGCCCATTCAGTCGGTGAAACAGCATCTTGCCGAGCAGGGCATTGAGGTGAGAAAATAA
- a CDS encoding chemotaxis protein CheD yields MEHIVGVADMKVSNQTGDTIVTYSLGSCIGVAIYDPQAKVGGILHYMLPNSDIDREKAKDNPFLFADTGIPELLNKVYALGAEKSRLKVFAAGGAEIMDQEGIFNLGRQNYAALMQILNKDHIPIWKQAVGGYSNRTVKMEIASGNIYLNTSGLGEVQL; encoded by the coding sequence ATGGAACACATCGTAGGTGTAGCAGATATGAAAGTCAGCAACCAGACCGGTGATACCATTGTGACATACTCCCTTGGTTCATGCATCGGGGTTGCCATATATGATCCCCAAGCAAAGGTCGGCGGGATACTTCACTATATGCTGCCCAACTCCGACATTGACCGCGAAAAAGCAAAAGATAATCCATTCTTGTTCGCAGATACCGGCATTCCTGAGCTGCTCAACAAAGTATATGCCCTGGGGGCTGAAAAATCCAGACTCAAGGTTTTTGCCGCAGGCGGCGCTGAAATCATGGACCAGGAAGGCATTTTCAATCTGGGCAGACAAAACTATGCCGCATTGATGCAGATCTTGAACAAAGATCATATTCCCATCTGGAAACAGGCTGTGGGCGGGTATTCAAACCGGACGGTAAAAATGGAAATCGCCTCTGGAAATATTTATCTGAATACATCCGGATTGGGGGAGGTGCAGTTATGA
- a CDS encoding AAA family ATPase: MKITSLTLENYRCYEKIHIDFDSDMTVLVGRNGQGKTAILDAVAVALGPYLGGFDQSKGQHFSNHDARRVPHEREDGRMDMETLYPVRLEAKGSFQGGALVWERSRKSLKGRTTIKESAPLVTLAKDLQKAVREGENVTLPLLAYYGTGRLWKEKRLTERKQAAGASSRLSGYSDCLNPESSYRAFADWLRMETMVDYEKQLASIERGEPVKPSKQGRLLGSIQMAVNTVIKPSGWKNIRFSPSAREVVAEHPEYGVLPVSTLSDGIRNMIGLVADIAYRSVRLNPHLGNDAVQETPGIVLIDEVDMHLHPEWQQVVLRDLKHPRAFPQIQFIVTTHSPQVLSTVRKEHIRILEAGEETAPIPLARTFGETSNDVLETVMHTPFRPDLEHVRDLDEYMHLIDRGLYREKEAKSLREKLEELLGPDHRDLLRADRIIRRKEILG, encoded by the coding sequence ATGAAAATAACCAGCCTGACCCTTGAAAACTATCGTTGTTACGAGAAAATTCATATTGATTTTGACTCTGATATGACGGTGCTTGTCGGGCGAAACGGTCAGGGGAAGACAGCCATTCTGGATGCCGTAGCCGTGGCCTTGGGGCCTTATCTCGGCGGATTTGACCAAAGCAAGGGGCAGCATTTTTCAAACCATGATGCCCGCAGGGTGCCCCATGAACGTGAAGATGGCAGAATGGATATGGAAACCCTGTATCCGGTCAGACTTGAAGCCAAAGGGAGTTTTCAGGGTGGGGCGTTGGTTTGGGAACGCAGCAGAAAAAGCTTGAAAGGCAGGACTACTATTAAGGAGAGTGCTCCCTTGGTTACGCTGGCCAAGGATCTTCAGAAAGCGGTCCGAGAAGGAGAAAATGTAACACTTCCCCTGTTGGCATATTATGGCACAGGCCGATTGTGGAAAGAAAAACGTCTGACTGAAAGAAAGCAAGCTGCCGGGGCCTCCAGCAGGCTTTCAGGCTATTCAGACTGCCTGAATCCAGAATCCAGTTACAGGGCCTTTGCCGACTGGCTCCGTATGGAAACCATGGTGGATTATGAAAAACAGCTTGCATCAATTGAACGCGGAGAACCTGTTAAACCATCCAAACAGGGGCGTCTTTTGGGTTCTATTCAGATGGCTGTCAATACGGTAATCAAACCCAGCGGCTGGAAAAATATACGTTTCAGCCCTTCGGCACGGGAGGTGGTCGCAGAGCATCCTGAATATGGCGTGCTTCCGGTGAGCACTCTCAGCGACGGAATCAGGAATATGATTGGCCTGGTGGCCGATATTGCGTACCGATCCGTCAGGCTGAATCCTCATCTGGGAAATGATGCGGTGCAGGAAACACCGGGCATTGTGCTTATTGATGAAGTTGATATGCACCTTCATCCCGAATGGCAGCAGGTGGTTTTGAGGGATTTAAAACATCCCCGTGCATTTCCGCAGATTCAATTTATTGTTACCACCCATAGTCCCCAGGTGCTGTCAACGGTCCGAAAGGAACATATCCGAATCCTTGAAGCCGGAGAAGAGACCGCCCCGATACCCTTGGCCAGAACTTTTGGAGAGACCAGCAACGATGTCCTTGAAACGGTCATGCATACGCCTTTCAGACCCGATCTTGAACACGTCCGGGATCTTGATGAATACATGCATCTCATTGACCGGGGCCTCTACCGGGAAAAAGAGGCAAAAAGCTTGAGGGAGAAGCTGGAAGAACTGCTCGGTCCAGATCACCGAGACCTGCTTCGGGCAGACCGAATCATCCGGCGTAAAGAGATTCTGGGTTGA
- a CDS encoding single-stranded DNA-binding protein, protein MAGLNKVILIGNLGKDPEIRYSQQGLAVVNFTLATSEQWTDKNTGERQEKTEWHRIVVFGKQAETCEKYLSKGKQVYIEGRLQTRTWEKDGQTHYTTEIVASNFMFLGSRDGGGQPGPSGSGGSGYQRGGYQNQPNSGGGGGYTPNRPAPNSDNYYGPSQPGMPDGPDQSIPDDDIPF, encoded by the coding sequence ATGGCAGGCTTAAACAAGGTCATCCTAATCGGTAATTTGGGAAAAGACCCTGAAATCAGATATTCCCAGCAGGGATTGGCAGTGGTGAATTTTACCTTGGCGACCAGTGAACAATGGACGGACAAAAACACAGGAGAACGCCAGGAAAAAACAGAATGGCACAGGATTGTGGTCTTCGGCAAACAGGCTGAAACCTGTGAAAAATACCTGTCCAAGGGGAAGCAAGTTTACATAGAAGGCCGGCTGCAGACCCGCACCTGGGAAAAGGATGGCCAGACACATTACACCACGGAAATTGTTGCTTCAAACTTCATGTTTTTAGGCAGCCGGGATGGCGGTGGCCAGCCCGGACCAAGCGGTTCCGGCGGTTCCGGCTACCAGCGGGGCGGATATCAGAATCAGCCCAACTCAGGCGGCGGGGGCGGGTATACCCCGAACCGGCCTGCGCCCAATTCAGATAATTACTATGGACCTTCCCAGCCGGGTATGCCTGACGGGCCGGACCAGTCCATTCCGGATGACGATATTCCATTTTAG
- a CDS encoding retron system putative HNH endonuclease: MRHIHKNRIDVGLQREQEKSVPLTALAAEQRWQRYRRHGRKEMTRALLLEEQGGVCAYTELALYNFRYGCHIEHIEPKRLNPARTFDYQNVVVSALDSDSLSRFAKADRFGGHFKGSDYDPAMFISPLMPDCHRYFEYLSNGRVDPAQNLSVQDQSRVNYTINLLNLNAAFLVNLRRRWLIEIEYEIEPLLEDDSALRQLAECELCDTGGRLRGFHSAAKARFGKLGDQVMLCACADCC; this comes from the coding sequence ATGAGACACATCCACAAAAACAGAATAGATGTTGGTTTGCAAAGGGAGCAGGAAAAGAGCGTACCTTTAACCGCGTTGGCGGCTGAGCAACGGTGGCAACGGTATCGCCGCCACGGCCGCAAAGAAATGACTCGCGCCCTTCTTTTGGAGGAGCAAGGGGGCGTTTGCGCCTACACGGAACTTGCCCTGTATAATTTCAGATACGGATGTCACATTGAGCATATTGAACCGAAACGCCTGAATCCTGCCCGAACTTTTGACTACCAAAATGTAGTTGTTTCCGCGTTGGACAGTGATTCGCTGTCGCGGTTTGCAAAGGCAGACCGATTTGGCGGGCATTTCAAAGGAAGCGATTATGATCCGGCTATGTTTATTTCACCCCTCATGCCGGATTGCCATCGTTATTTTGAATACTTGAGCAATGGTCGGGTTGACCCGGCCCAAAATTTATCCGTTCAAGATCAGTCCAGAGTAAATTACACGATTAACTTGCTGAACCTCAATGCGGCGTTCCTGGTAAATTTACGCCGCAGGTGGCTGATTGAAATAGAATATGAAATTGAGCCGTTGCTGGAAGATGATTCTGCGCTAAGGCAACTCGCCGAATGCGAGCTTTGCGATACCGGCGGAAGACTCAGAGGATTTCATTCCGCGGCAAAAGCAAGGTTTGGAAAGCTGGGAGACCAGGTCATGTTATGCGCTTGTGCCGATTGTTGTTGA